The following are from one region of the Sorghum bicolor cultivar BTx623 chromosome 2, Sorghum_bicolor_NCBIv3, whole genome shotgun sequence genome:
- the LOC110432476 gene encoding uncharacterized protein LOC110432476: protein MAASQNVRLPLPGSAAGQLVLAGGGFMPARLLLVPVGTRLPPGVHAVAAVPATAVVAPVRSGSRAVHLLPRAAVPGVLAVAAVAPGGSGSRGAHLLPRAAVPESGEPAAEADDGEACLKGVFVFHDFITTQGFDGQWVVDDIVPPTANAELAPMSSQVKKTFSKAVALARAGSEKMACALEIMRGWYGIVQLAHSAYPSPGLPHLPGEQAFLGMCLAADEYSPPLILGQAVAPLIAPLQVPDDADADQDLVKSVFVAVTVSQAAARTARDSYVSSNPADN, encoded by the exons ATGGCCGCTAGCCAGAACGTGCGCCTCCCCCTCCCCGGCAGCGCCGCCGGACAGCTGGTGCTcgcaggcggcggcttcatgCCCGCGCGCCTCCTGCTCGTGCCGGTGGGCACGCGCCTGCCCCCCGGCGTGCACGCCGTGGCCGCGGTCCCGGCGACGGCCGTCGTGGCGCCGGTCCGCTCGGGAAGCCGCGCCGTCCACTTGCTGCCGCGTGCTGCCGTCCCCGGCGTCCTCGCTGTGGCCGCGGTGGCGCCTGGCGGCTCAGGAAGCCGTGGCGCCCACCTGCTGCCTCGTGCTGCCGTCCCTGAGTCGGGAGAGCCAGCAGCGGAGGCGGACGACGGTGAGGCTTGTCTCAAG GGGGTTTTCGTCTTTCACGATTTCATCACCACCCAGGGATTCGATGGCCAGTGGGTGGTGGATGACATCGTGCCGCCCACCGCCAACGCAGAGCTAGCCCCCATGTCGTCGCAGGTGAAGAAAACCTTCAGCAAGGCGGTGGCCCTGGCACGGGCGGGTTCCGAGAAGATGGCTTGCGCGCTCGAGATCATGCGAGGATGGTATGGCATAGTACAGCTCGCCCACTCCGCCTACCCCAGCCCTGGGCTGCCTCACCTTCCGGGAGAGCAGGCGTTCCTGGGCATGTGCCTCGCTGCTGATGAGTACTCGCCCCCACTCATCCTGGGTCAGGCCGTGGCGCCTCTGATCGCACCCCTCCAGGTGCCAGATGATGCGGACGCA GATCAGGATCTCGTCAAGAGCGTGTTCGTTGCTGTGACCGTTTCCCAGGCCGCGGCAAGAACCGCACGCGACAGCTATGTCTCCAGCAACCCTGCTGACAACTGA